The proteins below are encoded in one region of Silene latifolia isolate original U9 population chromosome 2, ASM4854445v1, whole genome shotgun sequence:
- the LOC141644298 gene encoding tryptophan aminotransferase-related protein 1-like: MEQSKETINSIPINGKVSNCDENIDHNSTDDVLLDVDIGDPIMYYPYWKSVDEECSVTIKASAFLSYFVNLNKDEFFYHVPGFTDAIRRIHRVVGNAVTEGRYIIAGTGSSQLFNYLLLALSNTVTSGTTNKRVPVVCAAPYYGLFAASVETEKSSMYEWRGDTRTFDDKEGPYIEVVTSPNNPDGLWRKPMVNREGGMLIHDLAYYWPQYVPITGPADYDIMLFTMSKFTGHAGSRIGWVIVKDKELASALMNQSFLRTIGCCQEGQLRAKTILNFIADSYEKTPIPKVMPTTTTENLFEFGYRVMSDRWEMMKAAVKQNNLFNLLEYPDQHCNFFGKFHLPNPAFAWLESKTGEDASELMREHKIQARKGAMFGSSLHTKCVRITMVGSDDQFRLLIQRLSSPPSSVHLDEVPSISKVDINGN, translated from the exons ATGGAGCAAAGCAAAGAAACAATCAATTCCATTCCTATTAATGGCAAAGTGAGCAACTGTGATGAAAACATTGACCATAACTCAACCGACGATGTTCTCCTTGATGTTGATAT TGGTGATCCGATAATGTACTATCCATATTGGAAAAGTGTAGACGAGGAATGCTCTGTGACGATCAAGGCATCGGCTTTTTTAAGCTACTTTGTGAACCTTAACAAGGATGAGTTTTTTTACCATGTGCCGGGTTTCACTGACGCGATCCGAAGGATTCATCGGGTGGTTGGGAATGCGGTGACTGAAGGCCGGTACATAATTGCAGGGACAGGATCGTCTCAACTGTTCAATTACTTACTTCTTGCCCTTTCTAACACCGTTACCTCAGGCACTACGAATAAGCGCGTACCGGTTGTTTGTGCTGCTCCTTATTACGGG CTATTTGCAGCATCAGTAGAGACGGAGAAATCATCGATGTACGAATGGAGGGGAGATACACGTACATTCGACGACAAAGAAGGTCCATACATAGAAGTGGTGACTTCTCCGAATAATCCAGATGGTTTGTGGAGAAAGCCAATGGTGAATCGAGAGGGCGGAATGTTGATACATGACTTGGCTTATTATTGGCCTCAATACGTTCCTATCACTGGTCCTGCTGACTATGATATCATGCTCTTCACTATGTCCAAGTTCACTGGCCATGCCGGTTCTCGAATCGG GTGGGTAATTGTGAAGGACAAAGAGTTAGCTTCAGCTTTGATGAATCAATCATTTTTGAGAACCATAGGGTGTTGCCAAGAAGGGCAGTTGAGGGCAAAAACAATCCTTAATTTTATTGCCGATTCTTACGAGAAGACGCCAATTCCGAAGGTGATGCCAACGACAACAACCGAAAACCTCTTTGAATTTGGGTACCGCGTAATGAGTGATAGGTGGGAGATGATGAAAGCTGCTGTCAAACAAAATAATCTCTTTAACCTTCTTGAGTACCCTGATCAACATTGTAACTTCTTTGGCAAGTTCCACCTTCCTAACCCAG CGTTTGCATGGTTGGAGAGTAAGACAGGCGAGGATGCTTCAGAATTGATGCGTGAACACAAGATCCAAGCAAGGAAGGGTGCGATGTTTGGATCAAGCTTACATACAAAATGTGTTAGAATTACGATGGTTGGGAGTGACGATCAGTTCCGCCTCTTAATACAAAGGCTCtcttctcccccttcttcggtcCACCTTGATGAAGTTCCGTCGATTTCAAAAGTAGACATAAATGGGAATTAA